One window of Botrimarina mediterranea genomic DNA carries:
- a CDS encoding nucleoside deaminase → MDEFLAAAIDEAKLGLAEGGIPIGSVLVIDGKIVGRGHNRRVQQGSAVLHAEMDALENAGRLTAADYQRSTLYSTLSPCDMCSGASLLYKVPRIVVGENRTFQGPEAYVRSRGVDLVIVDDPECVRLMEEFIAARPELWNEDIGV, encoded by the coding sequence ATGGATGAGTTCCTCGCCGCTGCGATCGATGAAGCCAAGCTCGGGCTCGCCGAGGGGGGCATCCCGATCGGGTCGGTCCTCGTGATCGACGGCAAGATCGTCGGCCGCGGGCACAACCGGCGGGTGCAGCAGGGGAGCGCCGTCTTGCACGCCGAGATGGACGCGCTGGAGAACGCGGGTCGGCTCACGGCGGCGGACTACCAGCGCTCGACGCTCTACAGCACGCTGTCGCCGTGCGACATGTGCAGCGGGGCGTCGCTGCTCTACAAGGTGCCGCGGATCGTGGTCGGCGAGAACCGCACGTTCCAAGGCCCCGAGGCGTACGTCCGCAGCCGGGGCGTCGACCTCGTGATCGTCGACGACCCGGAGTGCGTGCGGCTGATGGAAGAGTTCATCGCCGCGCGGCCCGAGTTGTGGAACGAGGATATAGGCGTTTGA
- a CDS encoding GNAT family N-acetyltransferase, which translates to MAIRLADCDATHLDAIRSIFNTEIAQSMALWEESPRSEATVRGWWDTKVAAGFPVIGAFDGDELVGFATYGQFRPQSGYRLTAEHSIYVVASHRGRGIGRLLLTAIVERAQSAGMHALIGVIDAANSPSCRLHESAGFELVGRLPEVGRKFDRWLDACFYQKTLK; encoded by the coding sequence ATGGCGATACGGCTGGCCGACTGCGACGCGACGCACCTCGATGCGATCCGCTCGATTTTCAACACCGAGATCGCGCAGTCGATGGCCCTCTGGGAGGAATCGCCGCGTTCGGAAGCGACCGTGCGCGGTTGGTGGGACACGAAGGTCGCAGCGGGGTTTCCCGTGATCGGCGCGTTTGACGGCGACGAGCTCGTCGGCTTTGCGACCTACGGCCAGTTTCGGCCGCAATCGGGCTATCGGCTTACGGCCGAGCACTCGATCTACGTTGTCGCGTCGCATCGCGGGCGCGGGATCGGGCGGCTGCTTCTTACTGCGATCGTCGAACGTGCGCAAAGCGCAGGGATGCACGCCCTCATCGGCGTGATTGACGCCGCCAACTCGCCGAGCTGCCGCCTTCACGAGTCGGCGGGCTTTGAGCTGGTGGGCAGGCTGCCAGAAGTTGGCCGTAAGTTCGATCGTTGGCTCGATGCTTGCTTCTATCAGAAGACACTGAAATAG
- a CDS encoding DMT family transporter — protein sequence MAWVYLVVGGVLEVVWVFFMKESRGFTKPTPTLLTLVTMAASFALLSVSMRTLPLGTAYAVWTGIGAVGAFVVGVLAFNESASLLRVTAVAMIVGGLVLMKVASHAPLE from the coding sequence ATGGCCTGGGTCTATTTAGTCGTGGGGGGCGTGCTGGAAGTCGTGTGGGTCTTCTTCATGAAGGAGAGCCGCGGCTTCACGAAGCCGACGCCGACGCTGCTCACCCTCGTGACCATGGCGGCGAGTTTCGCGCTGCTATCTGTCTCGATGCGGACGCTCCCCCTCGGCACGGCCTACGCCGTTTGGACGGGCATCGGCGCTGTGGGCGCCTTTGTGGTCGGCGTGCTGGCGTTCAACGAATCGGCAAGCCTCCTGCGCGTGACCGCCGTAGCGATGATCGTTGGCGGGCTCGTGCTGATGAAGGTGGCGTCGCATGCGCCGTTGGAGTGA
- a CDS encoding SRPBCC family protein, whose translation MASLYQETLLNQPASKVWQALRDVAKTHELFAGVLTDCRVEGDLRTVTFANGVVVEERIIAIDDDRQRIAYTVLGDMFEHHSASMQVIAVSESECKFVWFSDLLPDSRAEVVAPLMRGGCAAVRRSLDAS comes from the coding sequence ATGGCGTCCCTCTACCAAGAGACCCTCCTCAACCAGCCCGCCTCAAAGGTCTGGCAGGCGTTGCGGGATGTTGCGAAGACGCACGAACTGTTCGCCGGCGTGCTGACCGACTGCCGTGTCGAGGGCGACTTGCGGACGGTCACCTTCGCCAACGGCGTGGTCGTGGAGGAGCGGATTATCGCGATCGACGACGACCGGCAGCGGATTGCTTATACGGTGCTCGGCGACATGTTCGAGCACCACTCGGCGTCGATGCAGGTGATCGCCGTCAGCGAGAGCGAGTGCAAGTTCGTCTGGTTCAGCGACTTGCTGCCCGACAGCCGCGCGGAGGTCGTCGCCCCCCTGATGCGAGGCGGCTGCGCCGCGGTCCGCCGGTCGCTCGATGCGTCGTAA
- a CDS encoding PKD domain-containing protein yields MGRHRSLSARRRSFVRRQEQLEARLPLTADLALVGSLPDQSIDEGGALDLTFSFTDTLQTSSGSSIGLNPEDFASLGVFDPANPMESIVIDTDALTITGFASNGATVLNNVGASDYEIAVFTFDSFDLDAGQTITATGSRPFAILSLSDISIGGVIDVSANGRIAGPGGGNGGAVVPGGGGTTATSGESAAGSAAGFAGGAGAFGLLPPTFSSFAGSGGGFGGAGGTGGPQAWSGTTPNQVPKAGAVNGDLSDGIQGGGGGAGGRELNPIGLEGGGGGGGVEFGAVGAITVESTGYVFADGADGMSGVGFYSGAGGAGGGILMHANDINISGSLSARGGAAGSNNLYSYSGGGGGGRILLAHDQNGAFSTAGATIDVSGGVSGTDPDNTLFGRNGADGVVAVEQTVSQTTQDNYYYTVELLDSLGQLISAFPPSSSPVTDIVVSGASLVGTVTLSGLTNALFEDDADLQVRVTVTDDQATPHVVTDTFNLVVNNVAPGIVDESGPVTGLEGELLTTSGSFSDVTGDTLTFTASIGDVSADGNGGWTWTYTGDDDLTDTVTITANDGDGGITETTFDLTIENVDPTVVSTPGAVVGDEGTVLSASGSFWDVPGDVLTFTASIGSITADGNGDWTWTYTGEDDLTDVVTVTADDGDGGLTSTTFNLTVENVAPVVVATPGAVVGDEGSQLTASGSFSDVVADPLTFTASIGSVLADGAGGWTWSYAGEDDFAGVVTITANDGDGGLTSTTFDLTVENVAPVLTSVTSDGADFGAKKAGQAVTLNAAFTDAGVLDTHDVTVDWGDGTTSTFAAGSAGSAALTHAYADAGFYDVTVTLTDDDGGVATATTQSIISGVALQDGVLVGIGTNGNDSFQVYRVSFLNKVYVISDLDGCPPVIHHFNASSVSSAELYLGGGNDIGFVSSTFNKSAFVDGGAGDDLLAGGSANDILLGGAGNDLLFGGAGRDLLIGGTGIDLLFAEGGDDVLISGETLHDGDRTALDAILAEWGSSRSYNQRVDNLVGDLDNSEDGLNEDYYLIVSGEDQTVVDDEEFDLLVGSGGRDLYFAGEGDIALATGLEQVLELEAQIPTV; encoded by the coding sequence GTGGGTCGTCACCGCTCATTGTCCGCTCGTCGCCGGTCCTTTGTCCGCCGTCAAGAACAGCTCGAAGCCCGCTTGCCGCTGACGGCCGACTTGGCGCTGGTCGGCAGCCTCCCGGATCAATCGATCGATGAGGGCGGCGCGCTCGACCTCACCTTTTCATTCACCGACACGCTGCAAACCTCGTCGGGCTCGTCGATCGGGCTGAACCCGGAGGACTTCGCCTCGCTGGGCGTGTTCGATCCGGCCAACCCGATGGAGTCGATCGTCATCGACACCGACGCGCTCACAATCACCGGCTTCGCCAGCAACGGCGCGACAGTTCTCAACAATGTCGGCGCTAGCGATTATGAGATCGCGGTCTTCACTTTTGACTCGTTCGACCTCGACGCGGGGCAGACGATCACCGCGACGGGGTCGCGTCCGTTTGCGATTCTCTCGCTGAGCGACATCTCGATCGGCGGCGTGATCGATGTCAGCGCGAACGGCCGCATCGCGGGCCCCGGCGGCGGGAACGGCGGCGCCGTCGTCCCAGGCGGCGGCGGCACCACCGCGACCAGCGGCGAGTCCGCGGCGGGTTCAGCGGCGGGCTTCGCGGGCGGGGCGGGCGCCTTCGGCCTGCTTCCTCCTACCTTCTCGTCTTTCGCTGGCAGTGGCGGCGGTTTCGGTGGGGCCGGCGGCACTGGCGGTCCTCAGGCCTGGAGCGGGACGACTCCCAATCAAGTCCCAAAAGCTGGTGCAGTGAATGGTGACCTATCGGATGGAATCCAGGGCGGCGGCGGCGGCGCGGGCGGCCGAGAGTTGAACCCAATAGGTTTGGAAGGCGGCGGCGGTGGCGGTGGCGTCGAGTTTGGCGCTGTCGGTGCGATCACCGTTGAATCGACAGGGTACGTCTTTGCCGACGGCGCCGATGGAATGAGCGGCGTGGGGTTCTACAGCGGCGCGGGTGGCGCGGGTGGCGGCATTCTCATGCACGCTAACGACATCAATATCAGCGGCTCCCTCAGCGCCCGGGGCGGCGCGGCCGGGTCGAACAACTTGTACAGCTACAGCGGTGGCGGCGGAGGCGGACGCATCCTGCTGGCCCACGACCAGAACGGCGCGTTCAGCACGGCCGGCGCTACGATCGACGTCAGTGGCGGCGTGTCGGGGACCGATCCCGACAACACCCTATTCGGCCGCAACGGCGCGGATGGCGTTGTCGCGGTCGAGCAGACGGTCTCTCAGACGACGCAAGACAATTACTACTACACGGTCGAATTGCTCGACTCCTTGGGGCAGTTGATTTCGGCATTTCCGCCCAGTAGCTCGCCGGTGACGGACATTGTTGTCTCAGGCGCCTCGCTGGTAGGCACGGTCACCCTCAGCGGTCTCACAAATGCCCTTTTCGAGGACGACGCCGACCTCCAGGTCCGCGTTACCGTGACCGACGACCAAGCGACGCCCCACGTCGTGACGGACACGTTCAATCTAGTGGTCAACAACGTCGCGCCGGGGATCGTCGATGAGTCCGGACCGGTCACCGGCCTGGAAGGCGAGCTGTTGACGACGTCGGGCTCGTTCTCTGACGTGACCGGGGACACGCTGACGTTCACCGCGTCCATTGGCGATGTTTCAGCGGATGGCAATGGCGGCTGGACGTGGACCTACACCGGCGATGACGACCTCACCGACACCGTGACGATCACCGCGAACGACGGCGACGGCGGCATTACCGAAACGACGTTCGATCTAACCATCGAGAACGTCGATCCGACAGTGGTCTCGACGCCCGGCGCGGTGGTGGGTGACGAGGGGACGGTGCTGTCGGCCAGCGGTTCGTTCTGGGACGTCCCCGGCGACGTGCTGACGTTCACCGCTTCGATCGGCAGCATCACCGCGGACGGCAATGGTGATTGGACGTGGACCTACACCGGGGAAGACGACCTCACCGACGTGGTGACGGTCACCGCCGATGATGGTGACGGCGGCTTGACCTCGACGACGTTCAATCTGACGGTTGAGAACGTCGCCCCGGTTGTCGTCGCGACGCCCGGCGCTGTGGTAGGCGACGAAGGTTCGCAGTTGACGGCGAGCGGCTCGTTCTCGGACGTCGTTGCCGATCCCCTGACGTTCACGGCTTCGATTGGCAGCGTCCTCGCCGATGGCGCGGGCGGATGGACCTGGTCCTATGCGGGTGAGGACGACTTCGCCGGTGTGGTGACGATCACCGCCAACGACGGCGATGGCGGTCTCACGTCGACGACTTTCGACCTGACGGTGGAGAACGTCGCTCCGGTCCTAACGAGCGTCACGTCGGACGGCGCCGACTTTGGCGCAAAGAAGGCGGGGCAAGCCGTTACGCTAAACGCCGCGTTTACGGACGCCGGTGTGCTCGATACGCATGACGTGACGGTCGACTGGGGCGATGGCACGACCTCAACTTTCGCGGCTGGCTCGGCTGGCTCGGCGGCGCTGACCCACGCCTACGCCGACGCCGGCTTCTACGACGTGACAGTGACGCTGACCGATGACGACGGCGGCGTAGCGACCGCGACGACGCAGTCGATCATCTCGGGCGTCGCGCTACAGGACGGCGTTCTGGTCGGTATTGGCACGAACGGCAACGATTCGTTCCAGGTCTACCGTGTCTCCTTCTTGAACAAGGTCTACGTCATCAGTGACCTGGACGGTTGCCCGCCCGTCATCCACCACTTCAACGCCAGCAGCGTTTCCTCGGCAGAGCTGTACTTGGGCGGCGGCAACGACATCGGATTTGTGTCGAGCACGTTCAACAAGTCGGCCTTCGTCGATGGCGGCGCAGGCGATGACTTGCTGGCTGGCGGCTCTGCCAACGACATCCTGTTGGGCGGCGCCGGTAACGATCTGTTGTTCGGCGGAGCGGGCCGTGACCTCCTGATCGGGGGCACGGGCATCGACCTGCTCTTCGCCGAAGGGGGCGACGACGTGCTGATCTCCGGAGAGACGCTGCACGACGGAGATAGGACCGCCCTCGACGCGATCCTCGCCGAGTGGGGCAGCAGCCGCTCGTACAACCAACGCGTCGATAACCTAGTCGGCGACCTCGATAACTCCGAGGATGGCCTCAACGAAGATTACTACCTGATCGTCAGCGGCGAGGATCAGACGGTCGTGGACGATGAGGAGTTCGATCTGCTCGTCGGCAGCGGCGGGCGCGACCTCTACTTTGCCGGTGAAGGCGACATCGCGCTAGCGACCGGTCTGGAGCAGGTCCTCGAGCTGGAGGCCCAGATCCCGACGGTCTAA
- a CDS encoding M90 family metallopeptidase, producing MFSWFRRRPAAVASGDWESILARNVWHYRFVPDEWRTRHGEVVARMVAERRWEGAGGLVLTDEMRVTVAGVAALMTLGYDDRYVYHDVPAIILYPGAFNARRQDGGWLDLLGGGGDSDVGSHRLGEAWRRGPIVLSWPDVIRSARRPGRGQNLVLHEFAHYVDGLNGDTDGIPMVTGAAARRWPAVVSREFDRLVAQARRGELTVLDQYGATNHAEFFAVSTECFFERPHDMRERHGELYGLMADFYRQDPSQWLPRLAPRRRVAQSMRAPMHVDVSGLGLSGADAAFAEGQALLSAGEFRAAAAALDRAIAADPNDAEALVLRAEARLGLGEFESARDDALAAIAIEPDSVAAQVAAAEAFFELDDDAAAGKHAAQARRLDAKEPAGWLYGGLVALNQERMREAKNLLKRAVALDPYDGDAHYWLATVCEKLGDSRSAARYYDRAELLAAAPDEADESEDSP from the coding sequence ATGTTCTCCTGGTTCCGCCGCCGCCCTGCCGCTGTTGCGAGCGGCGATTGGGAATCGATCCTCGCGCGGAACGTGTGGCACTACCGCTTCGTGCCGGACGAGTGGCGTACGCGTCACGGCGAGGTCGTCGCGCGGATGGTCGCCGAGCGGCGCTGGGAAGGCGCGGGCGGGCTCGTGCTGACCGACGAGATGCGCGTCACGGTGGCGGGCGTCGCGGCGTTGATGACGCTGGGCTATGACGACCGGTACGTTTATCACGATGTGCCGGCGATCATTCTTTACCCCGGGGCGTTCAACGCGCGGCGGCAAGACGGCGGCTGGCTCGACCTGTTGGGGGGCGGCGGCGATTCGGACGTGGGCTCGCACCGGCTCGGCGAGGCGTGGCGGCGCGGGCCGATCGTGTTGTCGTGGCCCGACGTGATCCGCAGCGCGCGTCGGCCGGGCCGCGGGCAGAACCTCGTGCTGCACGAGTTCGCTCACTACGTCGATGGCCTCAACGGCGACACCGACGGCATCCCGATGGTCACGGGCGCCGCGGCGCGACGCTGGCCGGCGGTGGTGAGCCGTGAGTTCGATCGCCTCGTCGCGCAGGCGCGGCGCGGCGAACTGACGGTGCTCGACCAGTACGGCGCCACCAACCACGCCGAGTTCTTCGCCGTGTCGACCGAGTGCTTCTTCGAACGCCCGCACGACATGCGCGAGCGGCACGGCGAGCTCTACGGGCTGATGGCGGACTTCTATCGGCAGGACCCTTCGCAGTGGCTGCCGCGCTTGGCGCCGCGGCGGCGCGTCGCGCAGTCGATGCGCGCGCCGATGCACGTGGACGTCAGTGGGCTGGGCCTCAGCGGCGCCGACGCGGCGTTCGCCGAAGGCCAGGCGTTGCTCTCGGCCGGCGAGTTCCGCGCGGCAGCGGCGGCGCTCGACCGCGCCATCGCGGCGGACCCAAACGACGCCGAGGCGCTCGTGCTCCGCGCCGAGGCGCGGCTCGGGCTAGGCGAGTTCGAGTCGGCGCGCGACGACGCGCTGGCGGCGATCGCCATCGAGCCCGACAGCGTCGCCGCGCAGGTCGCCGCCGCCGAGGCGTTCTTCGAACTCGATGACGACGCGGCGGCGGGCAAGCACGCGGCGCAGGCGCGACGGCTCGACGCGAAGGAGCCGGCGGGCTGGCTCTACGGCGGCCTCGTGGCGTTGAACCAAGAGCGGATGCGCGAGGCGAAGAACCTTCTCAAGCGCGCCGTCGCGCTCGACCCGTACGACGGCGACGCCCACTACTGGTTGGCGACCGTGTGCGAGAAGCTCGGCGACAGCCGCTCCGCCGCGCGCTACTACGACCGCGCCGAGCTGCTCGCCGCGGCGCCAGACGAGGCGGACGAGTCGGAGGACTCACCGTGA
- the acnA gene encoding aconitate hydratase AcnA: MATFDPFSARDTFKAPQGDIGIYRLSKLEEAGLTKVDALPYSIRVLLESVLRNCDGYVVSEQDVKSLAAWADTKGLEPVEVPFTPARVVLQDFTGVPCVVDLAAMRSAMRRLGGDPSKINPLVPVDLVIDHSVQVDHYLGETALDLNIELEFERNAERYEFLRWGQKAFDNFRVVPPGTGIVHQVNLEYLAKCVFVRNDQQGPVAVPDSLVGTDSHTTMIDGLGVVGWGVGGIEAEGVMLGQPIYMLTPEVVGMKLFGKLPAGATATDLVLTVTEILRKEKVVGKFVEFFGPGMSNMGLADRATIANMAPEYGATMGFFPVDDVTLEYLRGTGRTAAEVELVERYCKENQLFRTDDAHEPTFTKVVQLDLASVVPSLAGPKRPQDRVPLSSMKGAFRAALTAPVGPAGFGLDEKALERTATIEEDHHASTITHGAVTIAAITSCTNTSNASVMLAAGLVAKKAAAKGLKAKPWVKTSIAPGSRVVSDYYEKSGLGDELEKVGFYTVGFGCTTCIGNSGPLPEPVANAVVEGDLIVSGVLSGNRNFEGRINPHVKANYLASPPLVVAYALAGTTDIDLTTEPIGQSDAGEDVYLRDIWPTHEEVADVVKTCVLPEMFIEQYEGVWSKNPKWNAIPTSEGELFEWDAASTYIQEPPFLETITPEVKSIEPIVGARCMAMLGDSTTTDHISPAGSIAKDSPAGRFLIEHEVEPRDFNSYGARRGNDRVMTRGTFANIRIRNFLTPDIEGGVTRYLPTGEVMSIYDASMRYQATGTPLVVLAGAEYGTGSSRDWAAKGTFLLGVRAVLATSFERIHRSNLVMMGVLPLEFESGATYQSLGLTGEEVFDIADLSDALQPRQTIAVKATAADGAVKTFDMKCRIDTPVELDYYRHGGILAFVLRKLLKE, from the coding sequence ATGGCAACCTTCGATCCGTTCTCCGCCCGCGACACCTTCAAAGCTCCCCAGGGCGACATCGGCATCTACCGGCTGTCGAAGCTCGAAGAGGCCGGCCTGACGAAGGTCGACGCCCTCCCCTACTCGATCCGTGTGCTGCTCGAGTCGGTGTTGCGGAACTGCGACGGTTACGTCGTCAGCGAGCAGGATGTGAAGTCGCTCGCCGCCTGGGCCGACACGAAGGGTCTCGAACCGGTCGAGGTGCCCTTCACCCCGGCGCGGGTCGTGCTGCAGGACTTCACCGGCGTGCCGTGCGTCGTAGACCTGGCGGCGATGCGGTCGGCCATGCGGCGGCTCGGCGGCGACCCCTCGAAGATCAACCCGCTGGTGCCGGTCGACCTGGTCATCGACCACTCGGTGCAGGTCGATCACTACCTCGGCGAGACGGCGCTCGACCTCAACATCGAGCTCGAGTTCGAGCGCAACGCCGAGCGCTACGAGTTCCTCCGCTGGGGACAGAAGGCCTTCGACAACTTCCGCGTGGTGCCGCCGGGCACCGGCATCGTTCACCAAGTGAACCTCGAGTACCTGGCGAAGTGCGTCTTCGTCCGCAACGACCAGCAGGGCCCCGTCGCGGTGCCCGACTCGCTGGTGGGCACCGACAGCCACACGACGATGATCGACGGCCTCGGCGTCGTCGGTTGGGGCGTCGGCGGCATCGAGGCCGAGGGCGTCATGCTCGGCCAGCCGATCTACATGCTCACGCCCGAAGTGGTCGGCATGAAGCTCTTCGGCAAGCTCCCCGCCGGCGCGACCGCGACCGACCTCGTGCTCACCGTCACCGAGATCCTCCGCAAGGAGAAGGTCGTCGGCAAGTTCGTCGAGTTCTTCGGCCCCGGCATGTCGAACATGGGCCTCGCCGACCGCGCGACGATCGCCAACATGGCCCCCGAGTACGGCGCCACGATGGGCTTCTTCCCCGTCGACGACGTGACGCTCGAGTACCTCCGCGGCACCGGCCGCACCGCGGCCGAGGTCGAGCTCGTCGAGCGCTACTGCAAAGAGAACCAACTCTTCCGCACCGACGACGCCCACGAGCCGACCTTCACCAAGGTGGTCCAGCTCGACCTGGCGAGCGTCGTCCCGTCGCTCGCCGGGCCGAAGCGTCCGCAAGACCGCGTCCCGCTCAGCAGCATGAAGGGCGCGTTCCGCGCGGCGCTGACCGCCCCGGTTGGGCCGGCAGGGTTTGGGCTCGACGAGAAGGCGCTCGAGCGCACCGCGACTATCGAAGAGGACCACCACGCCTCGACGATCACGCACGGCGCGGTGACCATCGCCGCGATCACCAGCTGCACCAACACGTCCAACGCCAGTGTCATGCTCGCCGCGGGCCTCGTGGCGAAGAAGGCGGCCGCCAAGGGCCTCAAAGCCAAGCCGTGGGTCAAGACGTCGATCGCCCCCGGGTCGCGCGTCGTGTCGGACTACTACGAGAAGTCGGGCCTCGGAGACGAGCTCGAGAAGGTCGGCTTCTACACCGTCGGCTTCGGCTGCACGACCTGCATCGGCAACAGCGGCCCGCTCCCCGAGCCGGTCGCCAATGCGGTCGTCGAGGGCGACCTCATCGTCTCGGGCGTGCTGTCGGGCAACCGGAACTTCGAGGGCCGCATCAACCCGCACGTGAAGGCGAACTACCTCGCCAGCCCGCCGCTGGTGGTCGCGTACGCCCTCGCCGGGACGACCGACATCGATCTCACCACCGAGCCGATCGGCCAGAGCGACGCCGGCGAGGACGTCTACCTCCGCGACATCTGGCCGACCCACGAAGAGGTGGCCGACGTCGTCAAGACCTGCGTGCTGCCGGAGATGTTTATCGAGCAGTACGAGGGGGTCTGGAGCAAGAACCCCAAGTGGAACGCCATCCCCACCAGCGAGGGCGAGCTGTTCGAGTGGGACGCCGCGAGCACCTACATCCAAGAGCCGCCTTTCCTCGAGACGATCACGCCCGAGGTGAAGTCGATCGAGCCGATCGTCGGCGCGCGGTGCATGGCGATGCTCGGCGACTCGACGACGACCGACCACATCAGCCCGGCCGGCTCGATCGCCAAGGACTCGCCCGCGGGCCGGTTCCTCATCGAGCACGAGGTCGAGCCCCGCGACTTCAACAGCTACGGCGCCCGCCGCGGCAACGACCGCGTCATGACGCGCGGCACGTTCGCCAACATCCGCATCCGCAACTTCCTCACGCCCGACATCGAGGGGGGCGTCACCCGCTACCTGCCGACGGGCGAGGTGATGTCGATCTACGACGCCAGCATGCGGTACCAAGCCACCGGCACGCCGCTAGTGGTCCTAGCGGGCGCCGAGTACGGCACCGGCAGCAGCCGCGACTGGGCCGCCAAGGGGACTTTCCTGCTCGGCGTCCGCGCGGTGCTGGCGACGAGCTTCGAGCGCATCCACCGCAGCAACCTCGTGATGATGGGCGTCCTGCCGCTGGAGTTCGAGTCGGGCGCCACCTACCAATCGCTCGGCCTCACCGGCGAAGAGGTCTTCGACATCGCCGACCTGAGCGACGCCCTCCAGCCGCGGCAAACGATCGCCGTCAAGGCGACCGCCGCCGACGGCGCCGTGAAGACGTTCGACATGAAGTGCCGCATCGACACGCCGGTCGAACTCGACTACTACCGCCACGGCGGCATCCTGGCGTTCGTGCTGCGGAAGCTTCTGAAGGAATGA
- a CDS encoding glycoside hydrolase family 3 protein, whose translation MSSTPKPTDEPTDLRERLAQLLMVRIGSNLPPILRVHEDEGRVVQLLGDCPVGGLLLFNGSWPETRETLQRLQSQCRHRLLVASDIERGAGQQVAGLTLFPHQRAFVDLKDSDEAIGEFCRTTASEAHAAGIDVTFGPVADVNSDPRNPIIATRAFGNDPQRAAELVAAYIRACEAEGLMTTAKHFPGHGDTHQDSHDATPRVEASAEELRQRELVPFQAAIDAGVSLLMTAHVEYPALDPSGLPATLSRPILVDLLRGEMGFEGVVCSDSLLMAGVRDRFDTEGEMCLAALNAGVDLLLDVADPVSVVSALVEAVEAGRLTIERINEAFDRVWRLKERAASRASIQLPTPESLAGGEAAALRIAGAATRVVSASPGALPLDRSKSVTCLMLKPHHRPTDPPEQPLAAALREEFAAVRYFETGPEIDPSLAADLLAGCPEGSPIVVAMIVKPAAWHAFGLTEVQDAVIRELMAARPVVLVCLGVENALDGYPDAAARLVTHSDVPASQRALAAVLVTR comes from the coding sequence GTGAGTTCAACCCCCAAGCCAACCGACGAGCCGACCGATCTGCGCGAGCGCCTCGCTCAATTGCTGATGGTGCGCATCGGCTCGAACCTGCCGCCGATCCTCCGTGTTCATGAGGACGAAGGGCGGGTGGTTCAGCTGCTCGGCGACTGCCCCGTTGGTGGGCTGCTGCTCTTTAATGGCTCTTGGCCCGAAACGCGCGAAACGCTCCAGCGTTTGCAGTCGCAGTGTCGGCATCGCCTGCTCGTCGCCAGCGACATCGAACGCGGCGCCGGGCAGCAGGTGGCGGGGCTGACGCTGTTTCCCCATCAACGCGCGTTCGTCGATCTCAAAGACTCGGACGAAGCGATCGGCGAGTTCTGCCGCACGACGGCGAGCGAAGCCCACGCCGCGGGCATCGACGTGACGTTCGGCCCCGTCGCCGATGTGAACAGCGACCCGCGGAACCCGATCATCGCGACCCGCGCGTTCGGCAACGACCCGCAGCGCGCGGCGGAGCTTGTCGCCGCTTATATCCGGGCTTGCGAAGCGGAGGGCCTGATGACCACCGCCAAGCACTTCCCCGGCCACGGCGATACGCACCAAGACTCGCACGACGCCACGCCGCGCGTCGAAGCCTCGGCCGAAGAGCTGCGCCAGCGAGAACTCGTCCCGTTCCAAGCGGCGATCGACGCAGGCGTCTCGCTCTTGATGACGGCCCATGTCGAGTACCCCGCCCTCGACCCCAGCGGCCTGCCCGCGACGCTCTCGCGCCCGATCCTCGTCGATCTGCTGCGCGGCGAGATGGGCTTCGAAGGGGTCGTGTGCAGCGACAGCCTGCTGATGGCGGGCGTGCGCGATCGCTTCGACACCGAGGGCGAGATGTGCCTGGCGGCGCTCAACGCCGGCGTCGACCTGCTGCTCGACGTCGCCGACCCCGTGTCGGTCGTTAGCGCCCTGGTGGAGGCCGTCGAAGCGGGGCGTTTGACGATCGAACGGATCAACGAAGCCTTCGACCGCGTCTGGCGATTGAAAGAACGCGCGGCGTCTCGCGCGTCGATTCAACTGCCGACGCCCGAAAGCCTCGCCGGGGGTGAAGCCGCGGCGCTGCGGATCGCCGGCGCCGCGACGCGCGTCGTCTCGGCGTCGCCCGGCGCGCTGCCGCTCGATCGGTCGAAGAGCGTCACGTGCCTGATGCTCAAACCGCACCACCGCCCCACCGACCCGCCGGAGCAACCGCTGGCGGCGGCCCTGCGGGAGGAGTTCGCCGCGGTCCGTTACTTCGAGACGGGCCCTGAGATCGATCCCTCGCTCGCCGCCGACCTCCTCGCCGGATGTCCCGAAGGTTCGCCGATCGTCGTGGCGATGATCGTGAAGCCCGCCGCGTGGCACGCCTTTGGGCTGACCGAAGTGCAGGACGCAGTGATCCGCGAACTGATGGCGGCCCGGCCGGTGGTGCTCGTCTGCCTCGGCGTTGAGAACGCGCTAGACGGCTACCCCGACGCGGCGGCTCGGCTGGTGACGCACAGCGATGTGCCGGCGAGCCAGCGGGCGCTGGCGGCGGTCCTCGTCACTCGCTGA